The following are encoded in a window of Carya illinoinensis cultivar Pawnee chromosome 15, C.illinoinensisPawnee_v1, whole genome shotgun sequence genomic DNA:
- the LOC122297789 gene encoding co-chaperone protein p23-2 isoform X1 — translation MKSTDSKQNLLLNNRNPEVLWAQRSDKVYLTVALPDAKDVFVKCEPQGLFSFVAQGLQDESFDFSLELYGPIVPEGCKTKVGLRNILCSIQKEQKGWWKRLLKSEEKPAPYIKVDWNKWCDEDEEESASDLASDDDTAEQDVGQDDGSSDDEGMLYLPDLEKAKRKLAISDF, via the exons atgaaaagcACCGATTCTAAACAGAACTTACTATTGAACAA CCGCAACCCAGAGGTTCTTTGGGCCCAACGCTCTGATAAGGTTTATCTGACTGTTGCTCTACCTGATGCAAAAGATGTATTTGTGAAATGTGAGCCTCAGGGGCTGTTTAGTTTTGTCGCTCAAGGGCTGCAAGATGAATCCTTTGACTTCAGTTTGGAACTTTATGGCCCAATTGTGCCCGAG GGTTGCAAAACTAAAGTTGGGTTGAGGAACATTCTATGCTCAATCCAGAAAGAGCAGAAAGGTTGGTGGAAAAGGCTATTAAAGTCAGAAGAAAAACCTGCTCCTTACATTAAGGTTGATTGGAATAAATGGTgcgatgaggatgaggaagagtcAGCTT CGGATTTGGCCTCTGATGATGACACTGCTGAG CAGGATGTTGGCCAAGATGATGGAAGCAGTGATGATGAAGGAATGCTCT ATCTTCCTGACTTGGAAAAGGCGAAGAGGAAACTAGCAATAAGTGACTTCTGA
- the LOC122295648 gene encoding probable carboxylesterase 2, which produces MEPSKPEIAYEFPGMLRIYKDGRVERLMGTDFVPASTDLKTGVMSKDIKILSEFDLSARLFLPKLTKPNQKLPLVIYFHGGGFCVGSPFTSRYNSYLNAIVAEANIVAVSVSYRLAPENPLPAAYEDARAALQWIGSHCGNVSGPEAWLNEHVDFERVFLAGLSAGANIVHNLAIAAGEVNFGLKVGILGVVLEHPYFWGSNPIGSEAHLDLNMKALVDRLWPLVCPYSPDNDDPQVNPVAKGAPSLVGLGCKRVLVCVAEKDMLRDRGWLYYEALGRSGWKGSLEIKETEGEDHAFYLNDLESEKAKDLIKHLAAFYNNKDMPTLI; this is translated from the coding sequence ATGGAGCCGAGCAAGCCAGAAATAGCCTATGAGTTTCCTGGAATGCTACGAATCTATAAAGACGGCCGTGTAGAGAGACTTATGGGCACGGACTTTGTTCCGGCATCGACGGATCTCAAAACAGGCGTCATGTCCAAAGACATAAAAATCCTGTCGGAATTCGACCTCTCTGCACGCCTTTTCCTCCCAAAGcttaccaaaccaaaccaaaagcTCCCTCTTGTTATCTACTTCCATGGCGGTGGTTTTTGCGTTGGGTCGCCGTTCACTTCCAGATACAACAGTTACCTCAACGCTATCGTGGCCGAAGCTAATATTGTTGCAGTCTCTGTGAGCTACAGGTTAGCTCCTGAGAACCCTCTTCCTGCTGCTTATGAGGACGCTAGGGCTGCGCTACAATGGATTGGCTCACATTGTGGTAATGTTTCTGGGCCTGAGGCATGGTTGAATGAGCATGTGGATTTTGAGAGGGTGTTCTTGGCCGGTTTGAGTGCAGGGGCCAATATTGTTCATAATCTGGCCATAGCTGCTGGAGAGGTAAACTTTGGGTTGAAAGTAGGCATTCTTGGAGTTGTCTTGGAACACCCATACTTCTGGGGATCAAATCCTATTGGATCAGAGGCTCATCTAGATCTaaatatgaaggcacttgtagATCGGCTCTGGCCGTTGGTCTGCCCGTACTCACCAGACAACGATGATCCACAGGTTAACCCGGTGGCCAAGGGGGCCCCTAGCTTAGTGGGGCTAGGGTGCAAGAGGGTTTTGGTGTGTGTGGCTGAGAAGGATATGTTGAGGGATAGAGGGTGGCTTTATTATGAGGCACTGGGTAGGAGCGGGTGGAAAGGTTCGTTGGAGATCAAAGAGACAGAAGGAGAAGACCATGCGTTTTATTTGAATGATTTGGAGAGTGAGAAAGCCAAGGATTTGATCAAACACTTGGCTGCTTTCTACAATAATAAGGACATGCCTACATTAATTTGA
- the LOC122297789 gene encoding co-chaperone protein p23-2 isoform X2: MKSTDSKQNLLLNNRNPEVLWAQRSDKVYLTVALPDAKDVFVKCEPQGLFSFVAQGLQDESFDFSLELYGPIVPEGCKTKVGLRNILCSIQKEQKGWWKRLLKSEEKPAPYIKVDWNKWCDEDEEESASDLASDDDTAEDVGQDDGSSDDEGMLYLPDLEKAKRKLAISDF; encoded by the exons atgaaaagcACCGATTCTAAACAGAACTTACTATTGAACAA CCGCAACCCAGAGGTTCTTTGGGCCCAACGCTCTGATAAGGTTTATCTGACTGTTGCTCTACCTGATGCAAAAGATGTATTTGTGAAATGTGAGCCTCAGGGGCTGTTTAGTTTTGTCGCTCAAGGGCTGCAAGATGAATCCTTTGACTTCAGTTTGGAACTTTATGGCCCAATTGTGCCCGAG GGTTGCAAAACTAAAGTTGGGTTGAGGAACATTCTATGCTCAATCCAGAAAGAGCAGAAAGGTTGGTGGAAAAGGCTATTAAAGTCAGAAGAAAAACCTGCTCCTTACATTAAGGTTGATTGGAATAAATGGTgcgatgaggatgaggaagagtcAGCTT CGGATTTGGCCTCTGATGATGACACTGCTGAG GATGTTGGCCAAGATGATGGAAGCAGTGATGATGAAGGAATGCTCT ATCTTCCTGACTTGGAAAAGGCGAAGAGGAAACTAGCAATAAGTGACTTCTGA
- the LOC122297211 gene encoding succinate dehydrogenase subunit 5, mitochondrial-like codes for MGKTLVLRSLYRSLCSRSYYVAAVSHKFLPHQHQTSRSLFNLSSPSLSGAPNRPLSGCLSSLSMGLGSKRFYSDDVSHMPAVKDPELYNAFKDLMANSWDELPNHVIHDVKAALSKSTDDTTGKEVVENVFRAAEAVEEFGDILVSLKMEIDDSIGYSGEDVKPLSDELKNALHTVHKRYTTYLDAFGPDETYLRKKVETELGTKMIHLKMRCSGLDSEWGKVSVLGTSGLSGSYVEQRA; via the exons atGGGTAAGACGTTGGTTCTGAGATCGCTATACCGCTCGCTTTGCTCCAGATCTTACTATGTGGCCGCTGTCAGCCACAAATTTCTCCCCCACCAGCACCAGACTTCTCGAAGCCTCTTCAATCTCTCATCTCCATCTCTCTCAGGCGCTCCGAACCGCCCCCTCTCTG GTTGCCTGTCTTCTCTTTCAATGGGCTTAGGAAGCAAGCGGTTTTATAGTGACGATGTAAGTCACATGCCAGCTGTAAAAGATCCCGAGCTTTACAATGCTTTCAAGGATTTAATGGCTAATAGTTGGGATGAGCTTCCCAACCATGTCATCCATGATGTGAAGGCAGCTTTGTCTAAAAGCACCGATGACACAACTGGCAAAGAGGTCGTGGAAAATGTTTTCCGTGCAGCTGAAGCAGTTGAGGAATTTGGCGATATTCTTGTGAGTTTGAAGATGGAAATTGATGACTCCATTGGATACAGTGGTGAG GATGTAAAGCCCTTGTCAGATGAGCTTAAGAATGCACTTCATACAGTTCACAAGCGCTACACTACTTATTTGGATGCATTTGGGCCTGATGAGACCTATTTGCGGAAGAAAGTAGAGACAGAGTTGGGAACAAAGATGATACACTTAAAGATGAGATGCAGTGGCCTGGATTCTGAGTGGGGAAAG GTTTCAGTTCTTGGAACTTCTGGACTCTCTGGGTCATATGTTGAGCAAAGAGCTTAG
- the LOC122297212 gene encoding uncharacterized protein LOC122297212, giving the protein MSVFYHEDPPPNSSKIGKFLSAALKDAFCNCHSFGGRLSTPVREEEYPTSDFDDEEEVVVSAIRSGAMEKLRHKPSFLTDSFSWVYYPTTGELYMTPKAAKGKENYGDEDEDDDDEREEFVSAASYFSCCSSAVSREAFYSVKTNFSRSSSLNGIDLPEFWRRSIIQELCHCDGWPFGLCRKAVLLPPLPKSPSESWSWRKGTRILKMP; this is encoded by the exons ATGAGCGTCTTTTATCACGAGGATCCACCACCAAATTCTTCCAAGATAGGCAAATTTCTCTCTGCAGCTTTGAAGGATGCTTTCTGCAACTGCCATAGTTTTGGTGGACGGCTTTCGACTCCAGTCCGGGAAGAGGAGTATCCGACAAGTGACTTCGATGATGAAGAAGAG GTAGTTGTTTCAGCCATTAGAAGCGGAGCAATGGAGAAGCTGCGACACAAGCCTAGCTTCTTGACCGATAGCTTTTCCTGGGTGTACTATCCGACGACCGGGGAATTGTACATGACTCCCAAGGCAGCCAAAGGAAAAGAGAAttatggtgatgaagatgaggatgatgatgatgaaagaGAAGAATTTGTGTCTGCTGCAAGTTATTTCTCCTGCTGTTCCAGTGCTGTGAGTAGGGAAGCTTTCTATTCAGTGAAGACCAACTTTTCACGTAGTTCAAGCTTGAATGGGATTGATCTTCCAGAGTTTTGGAGGCGCTCGATAATACAGGAGCTGTGCCATTGTGATGGCTGGCCATTTGGTCTCTGCAGGAAGGCTGTGCTGCTTCCACCCCTACCTAAATCTCCCTCTGAATCCTGGTCATGGCGTAAAGGCACTAGAATTCTTAAGATGCCTTGA
- the LOC122295416 gene encoding probable carboxylesterase 2 — MDPNQLKPDTEIALEVFPYLRVFKDGTVERIAGTQVVPAGVDPQTGVESKDIVIAPETGISARLYRPNLPQENHKRVPLVVYFHGGAFCISSVADPLYHHSLNMLVADANAIAISVEYSRVPEHSLTEAYEDCWAALRWVAAQAVGDHHEREPWLKDYVDFGRVFLAGDSAGANISHHLALRAMNSKLPGDLKILGIGLIHPYFWGETPIGSEVTESERKAMVDSWWRYVCPSEDKSCDDPLINPFTDRSPSLAGLACDKILVIVAEKDILRDRGKLYYENLVKSGWRGSKDIMETQGEDHVFHIFDPNSEKAKNLIKRLASFINE, encoded by the coding sequence ATGGATCCAAACCAGCTAAAGCCAGACACAGAGATAGCTCTTGAGGTTTTTCCCTACCTTAGAGTATTCAAAGATGGAACGGTGGAAAGGATCGCCGGGACCCAAGTCGTTCCCGCTGGCGTCGATCCTCAAACGGGGGTTGAATCCAAAGACATAGTCATCGCACCAGAAACCGGCATCTCGGCCAGACTCTACCGTCCAAATCTCCCGCAAGAGAACCACAAAAGGGTTCCTCTAGTTGTCTACTTTCATGGCGGAGCATTCTGCATATCTTCGGTCGCTGATCCTCTCTACCACCATAGTCTCAACATGCTGGTTGCTGATGCTAACGCCATCGCCATCTCCGTGGAGTACAGTAGGGTCCCGGAGCATTCCCTTACTGAAGCATACGAGGACTGCTGGGCTGCGCTTCGGTGGGTGGCCGCCCAAGCTGTGGGAGATCATCACGAGCGGGAGCCATGGCTCAAGGATTACGTTGACTTTGGGAGAGTATTCTTGGCGGGAGACAGTGCCGGTGCTAATATTTCGCACCACTTAGCCCTACGAGCCATGAACTCCAAACTCCCCGGAGACCTAAAGATCCTCGGCATCGGCTTAATCCATCCCTACTTCTGGGGAGAAACCCCCATCGGTTCGGAGGTCACAGAATCGGAGAGAAAAGCAATGGTGGACAGCTGGTGGCGCTACGTCTGTCCATCTGAGGACAAAAGCTGCGATGATCCCCTCATCAACCCTTTTACCGACCGATCTCCGAGTCTCGCCGGCTTGGCCTGCGACAAGATACTCGTCATCGTCGCCGAGAAAGACATCCTGAGGGATAGGGGAAAGCTTTACTATGAAAACTTGGTGAAAAGCGGATGGAGAGGATCGAAAGATATCATGGAAACCCAAGGAGAAGATCATGTCTTCCATATCTTTGATCCCAACAGCGAAAAGGCGAAGAACTTGATTAAACGCTTGGCTTCGTTCATCAatgaatga